The genomic segment TTATTATCACAGGGAGAAAAGCAAGTTGAAAACAACTTTCTGTGTCTCAGAATTGGGTAAAATTTGCAATATAGTTGCCCCTTAAGATTGGTTAATCAATCAATTTTGCTTAATCAGTCTTGATTCAGTAATTGATTTAAATTTCCCTAACTTGTTCTGCATCAGTGGATCTCAGGCCAAGGAACAATCAATGAAATTaaacatataatttaaaatacaattaaatcacTAAAACACTGTAAAATAGCTACAGATTGTGCAAGACAAATTTGGGGCAAATTGGTTCTATTGGTGTTGGTCACATGCTTGCTTATTTTCTGAAAGAGCAGCCTTTACAGTGTGGGAGTTTTCAAAACAAGGGCACTTAGATTTCTTGACATTTGTTGTGTAAAGAGCACAAAGAATAGAGACGGCTGAAGTTAAATATGCACAATGAGACCCATGGCATTttggttaaaccgcagtactgcagtcaagtctTTGCTCACAAACTGAGTTGGATcctgacagattcaggtagccaactcagggttgactcagccttccatccttccacggttagtaaaatgagtactcactcacttggggggggggaggcaaagtgatgtttgcataattatgttgtaaactgcccagagaatgctttagcactatggagtAGtgtataagtcaaaacaacagcacatatttcaaatgaataggCAAAATTCAGAATAGAAGTGGAGTGTTCAGACTTTGGAGAGAAAGTCTTCCCCTTTTATACCCCTTTCTTTGGCTTCTGGGGCAGTTTGTATGAAAATTACAGCATAAAGCAGAGTTGTGGAGCTGCTGGCTTGAGCTAGTTTCAGTCTACATTTGTTCCTCATTTGAACAAAAGCTTCTCTTCTATTTAATAAGTGATTGGAGATGgttgtggacagagtgctggagaGATTAGCAGTTGCGTTGTTTAATGGTGATTAGTTAGCATGATTGGAATGGTTTGAGAATGTGGTCAGATGGTCTGGTGAGAGTGCAAGTGAGATTGTTTAGAGAAAAAGATCAAAAAAATTCAAGCTGGAGAGCCAAAAGGAGTAAGAAGTATGTTTAAGAGTGGTAGTTTGTGGTACAGTTTATGAAGATAAATCTGTCTGTAGCAGTAGAATGTATGTATAACAAAGAGTATGTGACATATTTTTCTCCTGTTgggctctgtgaatcacacatatgggttacCTGTACAGAGACTTTTAGAACATTATAGAATCTGAAAAAGCTCATTCGTCCATATTCTGTTTACTGTGCCTGTGCCCCACCCTGCTGCTAGTCCTCAGTTGCCTTTTAGCCACCGCTGAGGTAGCACTTTGGGAGTACACTTTAGAGCCTTTGtaatgtatttgtatttgttcatGTATAGTTATTTCTAGACAAACATAGTTATTTATTGTCTAGGCCCTTTTGGCATTGGGAAAATGAGCAAAAAATGGCCAACGTTTCCTgtagttttgctgttactatagtctttgtgtcagcaacacattctttaatacgaagcttcaacacagagtttcctggagacatccaagatgcATTGACATCAggttgatttgatcctcactagacattctagccttcctagtattgcgcagttaccagagtgctgattacAATACTGATTATTCCCTGGTgtatagtagagtaaaactgcgagcaaagagattgtatcccGTGAAAAAGGAATACAAGaataaaggagacaggggtgactgcaataactagcATGGCATCtcctcagcattgtagggaagctgcttgcccgtgttgtgctgaagagactccaggttcttgcagacagagtctatccagcatcacagtgtggatttcgagctaatagatccaccactgacatgttattctccctcagacaaaACCACAGTCTGAATTTATGGCAATGTCTGATATCAAATTGCTATTGTACAAGACTGTTCCTCACCTATCATTCCTACCTAAGGTGGTTTCAGACTTTCACCTCCACCAACCTCTGGTGTAGCCtacattctttttctctccagtttCAGATTTAGAAGGAACATTGCATGCATTAGACATTTGCAGGGCATTGGCCCTTTACAAAACAGTTCCAGAAATCTTCTAGACTGTTTATTAGCTACCAAGGATCTAGAAGGAGAGAACATGTCACCTCCCAATATTTATCCAAGTGAATAGCATACACTGTAGCCTTGACCTACCAGAGAGTGAAGAAACTGGGGCCTATAATTTAAAAGGGCATTGCACTCGACTGATTGCTGCTTCTGCAGCATTCCTTAGAGGTGTTCAATTGAGAGACGTTTGTAAATCAGCAATGCAATCTCAAACAGTGACGTTTGTTAAGCAGTAAAGAGTGGATGGCAATGCAAAACATGCTGCATTCGGCAGACCAGTGATCTCTGTGTGGTGTTATGTCTGGCCAACTGGTAAGTCAGCTTGTCAttcacccatatgtgtgattcacagagaccacaaagaaggacAGATTGCTTacttgtaactgtagttcttcaagtggtcatctgtgaattaaTTCAACTCACTCATCCTCCACTCAGTCTGCCATTAGCAGGGTGGTTGAagaaccacttgaagaactacagttgCAGGTAAGCAACTTGTCCATTTGAACTTTACTAAAGAAATACATTTAGATCTTACTGTTGTTTCAATGTTTATTGTTCATATCAAAGAATCTCATATCTTTCCATTCACAACTATTACCTATGGTCGCTAAATAAACATCCTGTTTGATTATTTAAGTTGTCTTCTCATTATTTGTTTCATATGTACATAACTAAGAATAAGAAATGCAGACTGCTAATGAAGGAAAAGACAGCCACGTCACATGAAGCTATATCTTACCATTAGGAACACAAGAGTTTTATTTCAATTAAGAAACCCCTTCACAGAGCACCTGAATTATCTAAGGCATCAGTGTGAAGGAAGTTCTGGTTGGGACAGTATAAAATGAACAAGACCAAAATATTGaaaaagatgttttggggttggtGGGTCTTGCAGTTTAATGCCTTCCCTACTGACATTAGGAGAAGTGGCTAGGATTTTAGGAATTAAAAGATCTTTCTAGACTGAAATTGCTAACAGATGTTCAGGATTGTTCAGATTTTGATACTGTCTACTCGAAGAAGCCAATATTTAATTAGGATGCCACCAGAATCTGTCCAAATATGCCAGATTTAGTTATGATTTCTTTAAATCTGAAATACAGTCCTGGTGTCTATGTGTTTGATATATTGAAAGGTTTCTGAACTATGTGCACTATGGTGGGATGGTCTTAAAGATAAGTTCTTCtttttagtgtgtgtgtttttttaaataggtaTATGAGTTAGAACATATACTATTGAACTAAATTTCCTCTAATGGTATTAGAATCAGAATTATGAAAACCTCCCTCATCCTGAGAGGAAAAGGATGTAACCTTTATTCAGATACATAGCTAGTATATTTGATTAGCTAACTCGATTAACTTAACCTTCTGTTCATGCTACACTGAAAACTGTTTGCTGTGCAATAGGTTTCTTCAAAATTTGCTGCTGTATTCCTATGTAATGGGATGGCAGTACAGTCTGAAGTCATTCCTTTCAAGCCACAGTGTATTGTTGTTCAATAATGCAATACAACATAGTGTGTGggttccccctcccttctcactTGTGCTAAAGTTAATGGGTTTCTGTGAAGTACTGGCTATTTCTTGCTCTGAAAAGACTTCACATTCTCTTAGCAGAAAGCGTGCTTTGATTAATAAAAATGTGCCACTCTGCTAGATGTGCTGGATGATAATTGGAATGAGGTGTTATTCCTCCAAATCTAAAGCTTTCTCTTTCTCAGCCATCTATTAACTGCTTAGTTAATATCTCCATCCACCGCCCATCACTCAGAGATTACTTCATAAGCGTGACATGAAGAAGAAATTTGGTTATTCGTAACAGACTGTGCAGCTCTTTTTAGTAGCAGAACCTGTGTAGGCCTCACTGTGCTACATAGGGTTGAAAGACAAAATGAATTATGATGTACCAGAAAGGGTCACGATTTGCTGCTCCAGTTGTCACCCAGCACCTTCTTTGTGGCAGTGTTTAGAACAAGAACGGAAAACCATTTTCAACCCACGATGCAGATTCAACTTCCAAGAAGATGGGGTTTGGTCTTCACTGGTACAGACAAAACTATCAGCATCCTAAAAGCTCCTGTTGCCAGTACCAATTCCAGCTTTTAGAATGGGAAAAGTCTATACAATATAGGAGGTTTCCAAATGATGATGTCACATGAAGAAGGTGGTGACCATCTGGGGGACACCAGAGGGCCAAATTGAGACCTCAGAAAAGCCAAATTCAGTCCAAGGCCTGGTGTTCTCTACCTTTTATTTAGAGCCAGTCTTTATATTGGAAGAAGCTGTTTAAATTTCTGAAtgaaatggaagggaaagagtAATATGATGAGAATCACTACCTAGTAAATCAGTGGCCTAACTGATTTCTATGAAAGGGCAAGGACCTACCCCATTTAAATCAAGCCATCCTGCTGTCATTAGCAAACTAAAAGGTTGAGCTTTGTGGCAGGATTTAAAGGTAACAATTCAGCGCTAATCAGCTTAAAGGGACTAGCGTAACTGCATGGTTGgaagaacagataaaagaaaccAGAGTTCAAACTTGCTTCAGCAAAAGGCACTGAGCTTTATGGTGCAGAAGGCAAGACGCTGCACAAAGGCTTTGATTTTTGACTCGGAACAAACACCATCAATGCCTGCAGATTTTAATGGTTACTGGAAAATGGTCAGCAATGACAATTTTGAAGCATATTTGAAAGCATTGGGTAAGttttaagtttattttatgttttcatttcttaCACGGTCGTATGCTGGGTTGTGATTGACTGATTCTTCTGTAGAGACATTCACATATGATCCAGTTTCAGTTTATATAGCTCTTCTGTAGGTTACTTCAGTAGAAccatgggtaaataaatatttgtttaaaggAAAGCTCTAAAACtatgaaaagtagaaaaaataaaataaataagttacaCGTGTACAAGGACTAATAGTTTGGAATTACCAAAACTGGTGGCACATAGTTAACCTTCagataaaaaaagacaaaactttAAACTATACTTTGAATTCCAAAGACGTTATTGGGATGGCATAGTGAACAAGAGAAGATTTGACTGGTAAAAATGCATTGAGATAAGACATATCTATAATGCCAAATATAAAAATCTTCTGAACAGGAACTGGCATTAAAGCATATTAACTTATCCTGAGTTTCTCATGTTTACATTACAACTATAGAGCCTTCAAAAGCTTTTCCAGATCTTGTACTTTAAATAAGTCTTTcacttcttttggtttctttctctctttcttccagatGTAAATATCGCTGTGAGGAAAATAGCCAATATGCTCAAACCTGACAAAGAAATCATTCAGGATGGAGACCACATGATTATTAAAACATtaagtacttttaaaaactacatcATGGATTTTGATATAGGGAAAGAATTTGAGGAAGATCTAACGGGGGTAGATGACCGCAAATGTATGGTAAGATACATTGCAGCAACAACTgtgacgcacacacacacacacacaca from the Pogona vitticeps strain Pit_001003342236 chromosome 3, PviZW2.1, whole genome shotgun sequence genome contains:
- the RBP1 gene encoding retinol-binding protein 1 isoform X2, producing the protein MVGRTDKRNQSSNLLQQKALSFMVQKARRCTKALIFDSEQTPSMPADFNGYWKMVSNDNFEAYLKALDVNIAVRKIANMLKPDKEIIQDGDHMIIKTLSTFKNYIMDFDIGKEFEEDLTGVDDRKCMKGEKEGRGWTQWIEGDEMHLEIRACGVKCKQVFKKVQ
- the RBP1 gene encoding retinol-binding protein 1 isoform X1, whose amino-acid sequence is MVGRTDKRNQSSNLLQQKALSFMVQKARRCTKALIFDSEQTPSMPADFNGYWKMVSNDNFEAYLKALDVNIAVRKIANMLKPDKEIIQDGDHMIIKTLSTFKNYIMDFDIGKEFEEDLTGVDDRKCMTCVTWDEDKLVCVQKGEKEGRGWTQWIEGDEMHLEIRACGVKCKQVFKKVQ